One window from the genome of Paenibacillus azoreducens encodes:
- a CDS encoding ABC transporter permease: MRAFNAELSKLFSLPGIWLAFLIGAFAPAVIAALVITQQKAEIIATGLSEAGYDGLGFGVQGVIILGVLAVSSEYLTESSESGGGRQITTSLTVVSSRLHFLLAKAGAVTVISILLCIIAMMTTASATQLILGEYAPVFFEWSRLIGVVCYWTFNALLAFGMTVLMKNGIIPLAVLIINSSVVSFSVLLSKVTKLAFYLPDRAGLEMFMFFNDRSHGIFDKFYTPFTGGLVMFAWVVVLFIAAAIVFHRRDVAS; this comes from the coding sequence ATGAGAGCATTCAACGCGGAACTATCTAAATTGTTCTCCCTGCCGGGCATTTGGCTTGCCTTTCTTATTGGAGCATTTGCCCCAGCGGTCATTGCAGCCTTGGTCATTACACAACAAAAAGCGGAGATTATAGCTACAGGGTTATCGGAAGCCGGCTATGATGGATTAGGTTTTGGCGTGCAAGGTGTCATTATTCTTGGTGTGCTTGCTGTCAGCAGCGAGTATTTGACAGAGAGCAGTGAATCTGGTGGAGGGCGACAGATTACAACAAGTTTAACTGTTGTTTCATCAAGGCTTCATTTTTTGCTGGCAAAAGCAGGCGCTGTGACCGTGATCAGCATACTGCTTTGTATTATTGCTATGATGACAACTGCGTCAGCAACGCAGCTTATTCTTGGTGAATACGCCCCTGTATTTTTTGAATGGTCTAGACTTATCGGCGTGGTTTGTTACTGGACATTCAATGCTCTTTTAGCATTTGGGATGACTGTTCTAATGAAGAATGGCATTATCCCGCTTGCTGTGCTCATCATAAATTCATCCGTTGTATCATTTAGTGTCCTGCTTTCTAAGGTTACAAAGTTGGCGTTTTACTTACCAGATCGGGCTGGTCTTGAAATGTTTATGTTTTTTAACGACAGATCTCACGGCATATTCGACAAATTTTACACCCCATTCACAGGCGGTTTAGTCATGTTTGCCTGGGTAGTCGTTCTTTTCATTGCTGCAGCTATTGTATTCCATAGGAGGGACGTTGCATCATGA
- a CDS encoding ABC transporter ATP-binding protein, which translates to MLTIHNLVKHRGTGEILSGISFQARPGRVTGFLGPNGAGKSSTLRILLGLDRATSGSALINGKPFAELHNPLATIGAALDGFGAHRMRTGRAHLRWIARAAGLPRSRVEEVLEMVGLTNAAGKRVGSYSLGMGRRLGMAAALLGDPEILVLDEPVNGLDPQGIRWIRTFLRERAASGNTVLLSSHLMGELAETVDDVVIINHGKIVADGTLEEIIGNHSTLEEAFFALTSEHAGDVV; encoded by the coding sequence CAGGCATCAGTTTTCAAGCTAGACCGGGAAGAGTAACTGGTTTTTTAGGTCCAAATGGGGCAGGTAAAAGTTCTACGCTTCGCATCCTGCTTGGATTAGATCGTGCCACCTCGGGGAGTGCACTAATTAATGGAAAGCCATTCGCAGAATTACATAATCCTCTAGCAACAATAGGTGCCGCACTTGATGGATTTGGAGCTCATCGTATGCGAACAGGGCGGGCACATTTACGTTGGATTGCTCGTGCCGCAGGATTGCCTCGCTCACGTGTAGAGGAAGTTCTAGAAATGGTAGGTCTTACGAATGCAGCTGGCAAAAGAGTTGGAAGTTATTCCCTCGGTATGGGGAGAAGACTTGGAATGGCAGCTGCACTACTTGGTGATCCCGAAATATTGGTCTTGGATGAACCCGTAAATGGGCTCGACCCACAAGGAATTCGCTGGATTCGGACATTTTTACGTGAACGTGCTGCGTCTGGTAACACGGTGTTGCTATCCAGTCATCTCATGGGAGAGCTTGCAGAGACGGTTGATGATGTGGTGATTATTAACCATGGAAAAATCGTTGCAGATGGAACATTGGAAGAAATAATAGGTAACCATTCTACGCTGGAGGAAGCCTTTTTTGCCCTGACATCTGAACATGCAGGTGATGTTGTATGA